One genomic segment of Plasmodium cynomolgi strain B DNA, chromosome 14, whole genome shotgun sequence includes these proteins:
- a CDS encoding transcription factor with AP2 domain(s) (putative), which produces MNDEMCAKEELSKMEKLKRKGEGDNTDNNDDGEKFTNEGNLPYSNYYEQGNDDEEEEDDEDEDAPYNLGNPVNRNIRTDAVFNEGSVYHRTFNNGYAYVKDLTNLNENARGGMYEKSVRVVEAGNKDGTDFDSNLNESLMKLFSMKCNVQEEKVQDREINSYKKILKNNSNADLSEAVTMYAENASGQNGLGQVSTDELLHKDKQKHCAEMSSGDFVKGYNESSSAYQERGNNGVTHFVEHKKVYDGGSGHFEDPLREKKKHLPKRTMDGAPSCVEYDSGDGNGETLYCVDNGNRSRGSNESVEGTQLMANEEEQYFSSDIAKKILDNMDLVYTLNRETLSGDGANDEGDEFKMGLLSKYNNVNYVKNVIQDLNKLRAEDPSGENGSRVERSMGISFGVNMGSIAEGSEANTNHDENYKKVVSVDINSASDSRSMLIPSGAKMNAVVNKRGNKKQTILTKNKENIVVGDDEEEGNYSKGMYIMHENNSPKVALNSNKISPGHDRTQGGSQVSGSSTSNEANLQKHGECIRKGSSSMNNYDYCSYAVNSTGNPIEFMKSQQKYSSGAGEHKYQVGHNNNSSSSCSNPTYLISGGKMGKNKTESHENNDSYQNDEYPERESNLMSVGHNEEEAAAFSNYNIAMVKKTNKDRENSPNVFSVNSAISNLCGLVQGSNKKNHDTKTGTKLVNINYEGRAVSNNQGGNNYHGMYTKEGIDTRRANEAVQYNCDENYSKEVPPKVNYRGMFSSRIRNVKGEKYSYLKQSNECSNIANVSSDAHVETNGEDGGSYTKKRNELANFEMKDPHRYQGGKSQKEELIDAGNTKGDNIFDEYDERSDVDYSDQQHNHHGQENPSREFRQSGQSRQSHQVDMLRNLPPESSRSGGTRNNAQTRYVHERYSHNSEGEVEEVYEVEAEDNSHVGDDTQELNDDEQKDEQNYCNKWNEHFISALNDVKRKLKQATNKGDYLKSGPSSAPTKDISNVELEVDNFAKKKNGFYMNNYEEICKALFNIKNNSKIDEVTKKKLLNTIESSFFGDKNGCMQLLHEEEGDAMQNELHQMDYVEVLAAQQEVAKGGSKGGSKCGSRNGAKVGTRNSTKRLPKGDLKSGARIVQQSDQRERLGHFTQGENFRRSRKNEFKVQHNSYAIDEMRNANSNDCFDTNSTLQQMMGSHQEHNLGGNPGYAYDESKAHLYEMNGKKDTKNFGAKGRRNKRSKRSMNITDERGREDEALQLGGEGISEKYETYEGARNGMSGVDNGSAVSSANSSAVSSGKNEGNYVDELNSNSISSVTHNSLVQEGLTRGPLGGGTLKRGKRPINYKEENNGHEELKKVATRKGEMAKEMDKYGREVIESVDGRLFLYSNVGRGSNLGSGYAAGAETNGNTEEFASGKFHPDEKKQSAQYVSMKDEPHPSVEANKSVYTKKRTDNDVEDLSLVTVRNEYDEGREMSSNMNKFKSDDIFIKKYDLTNDEKKQKLYLADLMRSNELKQINDNYFKLNSNLPSNLLSTSTSSSYSNENLKGSTNNYSLNDLSSNTLTSKFHLDESIPSNMNMSSQMHRNNYSSYEKKKKKTDKRNLDSLYNNTPTTYATCMNDCNSTTMKLVDQDISNDEIMNHKSKNHILNVKGQNDAEGVKALQNAANNMEYLTKEVIKGNKNIINLNKKMGDNKVHGEKNELLVVSEGTPFSDALSSNPNLPYQLVVDGFDDHSGSLSNRASRTNCANHVSSANRTNCANLTKNNSSANDNAPWEGRINEQVEGAAKEYADRVNEKEQGEAANDSQFDEKILFKSKSHSENGKFLSFFLKRKMSSSLSDHKGADVTHQFPHKMLHPNDVKNENEFLLNRTNSLNLNLGRLSQGQVDYDNMHDEHSGDNSSKNHIYDGMVRVKDEKMCNSNFSDPVSMSEGFGQQLVSGGMVPKGKEEQLEGEAANGAISETVSETVSGTISGVVSGTVGGSATDQAVGLASDAPNEPSNPTGSRTKNEIDISICTLANCPTHNPQGYTKNVSRKGDAQGEGGMMKEENDELKRIPGVYYDKNSQRWFGEHKINGVKCAQSFAVKKHGCEEAKRLAIEWKKARIRGETTKTSRPSVEELRIKYLSMSKNMPKVRGVWFNSTPQRMGWVGQAYKKCKRIERIFSVNKYGFEGARKLAIAFRNSQKPSNEDSDEDSWSKDDKMNIKTGEDNLNNYEYKNEYPESNELPIKNNNSSSSSSNEINPTTMETKDTRINLCRDAILFILHDLETILELNIPMLHKNVNIYKICIKHHLNYLTLIKSEEQIIPYLNIFGDYIQRCILPTDLPYAELYVLIDSLIHNDILPSFDHKENFSEYSMAEDPGIITPSMLL; this is translated from the exons ATGAATGATGAAATGTGCGCAAAGGAAGAACTGTCAAAGATggaaaagttaaaaagaaaaggagaaggagacaATACGGACAACAACGATGATGgtgaaaaatttacgaatGAGGGAAATTTGCCCTATTCGAATTATTACGAGCAAGGAAATGAcgacgaagaggaggaggatgatgaggatgaggACGCACCATACAATTTGGGAAATCCAGTAAATCGAAACATAAGAACAGATGCTGTATTCAATGAGGGAAGTGTGTACCATAGAACGTTTAATAACGGCTATGCATATGTAAAAGATTTAACCAACCTAAATGAGAATGCAAGAGGAGGCATGTATGAAAAGAGTGTCCGTGTTGTTGAAGCAGGGAACAAGGACGGAACAGACTTCGACTCTAATCTAAACGAATCATTAATGAAACTGTTCAGCATGAAGTGTAATGTGCAAGAGGAGAAAGTACAGGATAGAGAGATCAACTCgtataagaaaattttaaaaaataattcgaaTGCAGATTTGAGCGAAGCAGTTACGATGTATGCGGAGAATGCAAGTGGCCAAAATGGCTTAGGTCAAGTATCCACAGATGAGCTCCTCCATAAGGACAAACAAAAGCACTGCGCTGAGATGAGTAGCGGTGATTTTGTTAAGGGGTACAACGAATCGTCTAGTGCTTACCAAGAAAGAGGAAACAACGGGGTAACCCATTTTGTGGAGCATAAAAAAGTATACGATGGTGGAAGCGGCCATTTTGAAGACCCTctgagggaaaagaaaaaacatctACCGAAGCGTACAATGGACGGCGCACCGAGTTGTGTTGAATACGACTCAGGTGATGGTAACGGAGAAACGCTTTACTGCGTAGATAACGGGAATAGATCCCGTGGCTCCAATGAATCCGTGGAGGGGACACAACTCATGGCTAATGAGGAAGAGCAATATTTCAGTAGCGACATTGCGAAGAAAATTCTGGATAATATGGACCTGGTGTACACACTCAATAGAGAGACACTCTCTGGTGACGGTGCTAATGACGAAGGAGACGAATTCAAAATGGGGCTCCTCAGCAAGTACAACAATGTGAATTATGTAAAGAATGTAATTCAGGATTTGAATAAACTTCGTGCAGAGGATCCGAGTGGGGAGAATGGTAGTCGAGTAGAGAGAAGCATGGGCATCAGCTTTGGCGTCAACATGGGAAGTATTGCGGAAGGTTCTGAGGCGAATACCAACcatgatgaaaattacaAGAAGGTTGTCAGCGTAGATATAAATAGCGCTAGCGATTCGCGCAGCATGCTCATTCCTAGTGGTGCCAAGATGAACGCGGTAGTAAACAAACGAGGAAATAAGAAGCAGACCATACTGACGAAGAACAAGGAAAACATTGTTGTGGGGgatgatgaagaggagggAAATTACTCAAAGGGGATGTACATCATGCATGAAAATAACTCCCCGAAGGTGGCACTAAATAGTAATAAAATCAGCCCAGGCCATGATCGCACCCAAGGTGGCAGCCAAGTGTCCGGGTCAAGTACCTCTAACGAAGCTAATCTTCAGAAGCATGGCGAATGCATAAGGAAGGGGAGCTCATCTATGAATAATTACGACTACTGCAGTTATGCAGTTAACAGCACAGGGAACCCTATCGAATTCATGAAATCACAACAGAAGTATTCTAGCGGGGCAGGAGAGCATAAATACCAAGTGGGTCATAACAACAATAGTAGTAGCAGTTGTAGTAACCCCACCTACCTCATAAGTGgcggcaaaatggggaagaataAAACCGAGTCTCACGAAAACAATGACAGTTATCAGAATGATGAATACCCAGAGAGGGAGAGTAACCTGATGAGTGTTGGTCAcaacgaggaagaagcagcagcTTTCTCCAATTATAACATTGCCATGGTTAAGAAGACAAATAAAGATCGAGAAAATTCGCCCAATGTATTCTCCGTTAACAGTGCAATCTCTAATTTGTGTGGACTTGTACAAGgcagtaataaaaaaaatcatgacACAAAAACGGGTACCAAATTggttaatataaattatgaGGGGAGGGCAGTCAGCAACAACCAAGGTGGCAACAACTATCACGGGATGTACACAAAGGAGGGGATTGACACGAGACGAGCAAATGAAGCGGTCCAATATAACTGTGATGAAAACTATAGCAAGGAAGTTCCCCCAAAGGTGAATTACCGAGGTATGTTTTCATCACGTATTCGAAATgtgaaaggagaaaaatacagCTACTTGAAACAGTCCAACGAATGTTCTAATATTGCCAATGTAAGCTCAGATGCTCATGTTGAAACGAATGGTGAAGATGGAGGAAGCTACacgaagaaaagaaacgaGTTGGCTAATTTCGAAATGAAGGATCCGCATAGATACCAAGGGGGCAAATCTCAGAAGGAAGAATTGATCGATGCTGGAAATACCAAGGGGGATAACATTTTTGACGAATATGATGAAAGAAGCGATGTGGATTACTCCGACCAGCAGCACAATCATCATGGTCAGGAAAATCCATCACGCGAATTTCGCCAATCTGGTCAATCTCGACAGTCGCACCAAGTAGATATGTTGAGAAACCTCCCACCAGAGTCATCCCGCAGTGGTGGCACGCGAAATAACGCCCAAACCCGATACGTGCATGAACGGTACAGCCATAACAGCGAAGGAGAAGTGGAGGAGGTGTACGAAGTGGAAGCAGAGGATAATTCTCACGTGGGAGACGATACGCAAGAGCTAAATGACGACGAACAGaaagatgaacaaaattattgcaATAAATGGaatgaacattttataaGCGCGCTGAATGatgttaaaagaaaattgaaaCAAGCTACGAATAAAGGAGACTATTTGAAGAGTGGCCCTTCTTCTGCACCAACGAAAGACATAAGCAATGTAGAGCTGGAGGTGGATAATTttgcgaagaagaaaaatggctTTTACATGAACAACTATGAAGAAATATGCAAAGCCCtctttaacataaaaaataactccaAAATTGATGAGGTTACAAAGAAGAAGCTGCTCAATACGATAGAgagctccttttttggagaTAAGAATGGTTGCATGCAACTGTTgcatgaagaagaaggggacgCCATGCAGAACGAACTGCACCAAATGGACTACGTGGAGGTGCTAGCGGCGCAACAAGAGGTTGCAAAAGGCGGATCAAAAGGTGGCTCCAAGTGCGGTTCAAGAAATGGGGCAAAAGTGGGGACAAGAAATAGCACCAAGAGACTCCCCAAGGGTGACCTCAAGAGTGGCGCGAGAATTGTGCAGCAGAGTGACCAACGCGAACGATTGGGCCACTTCACTCAGGGAGAAAATttcagaagaagcagaaaaaacgaattcaAAGTTCAACACAATTCCTATGCTATCGATGAAATGAGAAACGCCAATTCGAACGATTGTTTCGACACAAATTCTACTTTGCAACAGATGATGGGCTCCCACCAGGAACACAATTTGGGGGGCAACCCTGGTTATGCTTATGATGAGAGTAAGGCGCATTTGTACGAAATGAATGGAAAGAAGGACACCAAAAACTTTGGTGCTaaggggagaagaaacaaaagaTCCAAAAGAAGCATGAATATTACTGACGAAAGGGGTAGAGAAGACGAAGCGTTGCAACTGGGTGGTGAAGGTATTAGCGAAAAGTACGAGACATACGAGGGGGCAAGAAATGGAATGAGTGGTGTCGATAACGGCAGCGCCGTGAGTAGTGCAAACAGTAGCGCTGTTAGTAGTGGAAAGAATGAAGGAAATTACGTAGACGAGCTAAACAGCAACAGCATTAGCAGCGTAACACATAACAGTTTGGTGCAAGAGGGCCTGACGAGGGGACCCTTGGGTGGTGGAACACTCAAGAGGGGAAAACGACCCATCAATTATAAGGAGGAGAATAATGGCCACGAAGAACTGAAGAAAGTAGCCACGAGAAAGGGCGAAATGGCCAAAGAGATGGATAAGTACGGAAGGGAGGTAATCGAAAGTGTCGATGGTCGCCTCTTTCTCTATAGCAATGTTGGCAGGGGTAGCAACCTCGGAAGCGGATACGCAGCGGGTGCAGAAACGAACGGGAACACTGAAGAATTCGCGAGCGGAAAATTTCACCCCGATGAGAAGAAGCAATCTGCGCAGTACGTCAGCATGAAGGATGAGCCACACCCATCTGTGGAAGCGAACAAAAGtgtatacacaaaaaaaagaacagacAACGACGTGGAAGATCTTAGTCTAGTTACCGTGAGAAACGAATATGACGAGGGTAGGGAAATGTCAAGTAATATGAACAAGTTCAAATCGgatgatatatttattaagaaGTATGATTTGACaaatgatgagaagaagcagaaattaTACTTAGCCGATCTTATGCGAAGTAACGAGTTGAAACAGATTAATGACAACTATTTTAAGCTGAATTCGAATTTACCAAGTAATCTACTAAGTACCAGTACGAGCAGCAGCTATAGCAATGAAAATCTGAAGGGAAGCACCAACAACTACAGCTTGAATGACCTCTCTTCCAATACGTTGACAAGCAAATTTCACTTGGATGAAAGTATTCCTAGCAATATGAATATGAGCTCACAAATGCACAGAAATAATTACAGCTCTtatgagaagaagaaaaaaaaaacggacaaGAGAAATTTGGATAGCTTGTACAACAACACACCCACGACATACGCGACGTGCATGAATGATTGCAACAGCACTACGATGAAGTTGGTCGACCAGGATATCAGCAACGATGAAATTATGAACCACAAGAGTAAGAATCATATTTTGAATGTGAAGGGACAGAACGACGCAGAGGGGGTAAAAGCCCTTCAGAATGCTGCCAACAACATGGAGTACCTCACAAAGGAAGTGattaaaggaaataaaaatattattaacttgaataaaaaaatgggagataATAAGGTGCATGGGGAGAAGAACGAGTTGTTGGTGGTTTCCGAGGGAACTCCATTCAGCGATGCACTTAGCAGCAACCCGAATTTGCCCTACCAGCTGGTTGTCGACGGTTTCGATGATCACAGCGGGAGTCTTTCCAATCGCGCGAGTCGCACAAATTGCGCAAATCATGTCAGCAGTGCAAACCGTACGAACTGTGCTAACCTTACGAAGAACAACAGCAGTGCTAACGATAACGCACCGTGGGAAGGCAGAATCAACGAGCAGGTGGAGGGCGCTGCGAAGGAGTATGCAGACAGAGTCaatgaaaaggaacaagGAGAAGCGGCTAACGACTCCCAATTTGATGAAAAGATCCTATTCAAAAGTAAGAGCCACAGTGagaatggaaaatttttaagcttcttcttgaaaaggaaaatgtcCTCCTCCCTTTCGGATCATAAAGGAGCCGACGTGACTCACCAGTTCCCACATAAGATGCTGCACCCCAATGACGTGAAGaacgaaaatgaatttttgcTGAACAGAACCAATAGTTTGAACTTAAATTTGGGAAGACTCTCACAGGGACAGGTGGACTATGATAATATGCACGATGAACACAGTGGCGATAATAGCAGCAAGAATCACATATACGATGGTATGGTCCGAGttaaggatgaaaaaatgtgcaactCTAATTTCTCTGACCCAGTTAGTATGTCTGAGGGCTTTGGTCAGCAGCTGGTCAGCGGTGGAATGGTGCCGAAGGGAAAGGAGGAGCAACTCGAAGGAGAGGCTGCTAATGGAGCAATTAGCGAAACGGTCAGCGAAACGGTCAGCGGAACGATTAGCGGCGTGGTTAGCGGCACGGTTGGCGGATCAGCTACCGACCAGGCTGTCGGTTTGGCGAGTGATGCCCCAAACGAACCATCGAACCCCACAGGATcgagaacaaaaaatgaaattgaCATATCCATCTGCACGTTGGCCAACTGCCCCACACACAACCCTCAAgggtacacaaaaaatgtgtcaAGAAAAGGAGACGCTCAAGGAGAGGGAGGAAtgatgaaggaagaaaatgatgaactTAAGAGAATCCCCGGAGTTTATTACGACAAAAATTCACAGAGATGGTTTGGAGAACACAAAATAAACGGTGTTAAATGTGCTCAAAGTTTTGCAGTAAAAAAACATGgatgtgaagaagcaaaaaggctAGCAATCGAATGGAAAAAGGCAAGAATAAGAGGAGAA ACAACGAAAACTAGCCGACCGTCTGTAGAAGAATTACGAATAAAGTATCTATCTATGAGCAAAAACATGCCAAAGGTTAGAGGAGTGTGGTTCAATTCGACTCCACAGAGAATGGGATGGGTAGGACAagcatacaaaaaatgtaagcgaattgaaagaattttttctgttaataAATACGGCTTCGAAGGTGCAAGAAAGCTAGCCATTGCATTTAGAAATTCACAAAAACCGTCTAACGAAGATAGCGATGAAGACAGTTGGTCTAAGGATGataaaatgaacataaaaactGGCGAAGACAACTTAAATAACtatgaatacaaaaatgaatatccAGAATCGAACGAACTtccaattaaaaataataacagcaGCAGTAGTAGCAGTAATGAGATTAATCCGACCACAATGGAAACCAAAGATACCAGAATTAATCTCTGTAGAGATGCTatcctgttcattttgcatGACTTGGAAACCATCCTTGAATTAAACATTCCAATGCtccataaaaatgtgaatatttacaaaatttgtaTAAAGCACcacttaaattatttaacccTGATCAAAAGTGAGGAGCAGATTATTCCCTACCTGAACATCTTTGGTGATTATATTCAGAGATGCATTTTGCCGACTGATTTGCCCTACGCCGAACTGTACGTGCTGATAGACTCCCTCATCCATAATGACATTTTGCCCTCATTTGACCACAAGGAAAACTTCTCCGAGTACTCCATGGCGGAGGACCCCGGAATTATTACGCCCTCCATGTTGCTGTGA
- a CDS encoding hypothetical protein (putative) produces DTQAKEQKHYRTKRNKRVEEKAELFCFICLEENLENSYLISCCSVCTACVHKRCWYSWRKTQKLSSLRSKILGQNKLDPLLCTICKTGTAKIEDEKDFNWIANNNSNKEYLQDELLRTIASILNNEGNDNSIPILHFRYIFSINLIFLIITIIVIIIFIVVFHFTATYVLLIALFVLYEIIVLQIVLYLYIRIRYS; encoded by the coding sequence GACACACAAGCAAAGGAGCAAAAACACTACAGaacgaaaaggaataaacgagtagaagaaaaagcagaattattttgtttcatatGTTTAGAggaaaatttggaaaactcCTACCTAATATCATGCTGTTCTGTATGCACAGCTTGTGTCCATAAGAGATGCTGGTACAGCTGGAGGAAAACACAAAAGTTAAGTTCCCTGCGGTCGAAAATTTTGGGGCAGAATAAGTTAGACCCATTATTATGTACCATTTGCAAAACGGGGACAGCCAAAATAGAAGACGAGAAGGATTTTAATTGGATCGCTAACAATAACTCCAATAAGGAGTATTTGCAAGATGAGTTATTAAGAACGATTGCATCCATTTTGAACAACGAAGGGAATGACAACAGCATCCCTATTCTTCATTtcagatatattttttccattaacttaatttttttaatcataacCATTATTgtgattattatttttattgtcgTTTTTCACTTTACTGCCACGTACGTGCTGCTAATTGCTCTCTTCGTACTCTACGAGATTATCGTTCTTCAGATCGTTTTGTATCTATATATAAGGATCAGATATAGC
- a CDS encoding hypothetical protein (putative): protein MDPTKKGNENFPQRNQTNEETNFDSAFPAFNIHYNVEPKDWRHIELVEKEKKDFLLGIKNEIRLMQEDKNKINYVLNVQKQQLEELQFLLNRMKHIKRKSPMGEGEEKHKVDLLAMPRYLRTGTFFSVDTLGEENILRSFNELHNYNLDKSRLTNRGSFYHSLAEQWIG, encoded by the coding sequence ATGGAtccaacaaaaaaggggaatgaaAATTTCCCACAGAGAAATCAGACAAATGAAGAAACCAACTTTGACTCAGCATTCCCAGCATTCAACATACACTACAATGTTGAACCGAAGGACTGGAGGCACATAGAGTTggtagaaaaggaaaaaaaagacttccTACTTGGCattaaaaacgaaataagaTTAATGCAAGaggataaaaacaaaattaattatgtGCTCAATGTTCAGAAGCAGCAATTGGAAGAGTTGCAATTTTTGCTAAATCGCATGAAGCACATTAAAAGGAAGAGTCCCATgggagagggggaagaaaaacacaaagtCGACCTTCTTGCCATGCCGCGGTACCTAAGGACTGGCACTTTTTTCAGCGTTGATACCCttggtgaagaaaatatactAAGGTCGTTTAACGAACTACACAATTATAACTTAGACAAGTCCAGGTTAACAAACCGGGGGAGTTTTTATCACAGTTTGGCAGAGCAGTGGATTGGCTAA
- a CDS encoding DNA gyrase subunit b (putative), giving the protein MKKRKQYSFFTNIIRADKIKGKRREQHKNRRPVRCNDYDAKDIVILEGLEAVRKRPGMYIGNTDVKGLHQILFEIIDNSVDEYNNFECNEIKIVIHDDESVTIEDNGRGIPCDIHEKTNKSALETVLTVLHSGAKFVDDEATAELAGRTSVGGLSAEVGEDERGAKGEQKGDLKSKLKMVEKLDEKNSPKKNTKEASQKSASQMYRFSSGLHGVGLSVANALSSFMKVKVFRRGKIHSIELEKGKVVTPLSVRDCPVSKRGTQIHYKPDHNIFKNSIRHNAELIKNRIHQLAYLNDRLSFYFYDERAAKKAAASVHLPKRSEADAVDAAEERKTDAVDTAAEHNNLDFYPYEVIKHEGGLNEYMESLTKNKVSLFKDSNKVISISCHQKNVHIDLRMKWTQGQYHEHIISFVNNVNTTDGGTHVDAMKYAISRCVNYNIKKNEATKNFVNIPGEYIREGMPAILSIKMNNPEFEGQTKTKLGSHFLKPILESAIFEKLSEIFDFEPNLLNTIYLKALQAKASKLVDCISDDINRNEIFIVEGDSAAGSAKQARNREIQAILPLKGKILNVEKIKNNKRIFENSELKSLITAIGLSVSCDNSKMAKGKNMLNNKKKDLKKKYDLKSCKKENVQVNNAMVNKKKNPLFDTPLRYGKIIIMTDADVDGEHIRILLLTFLYRFQKDIIQNGNVYVACPPLYKVTYNRFFDSTIKKIVMKQFNVSTKNSKTLIHTYSDDELNVLLGLLDKDRSSHAEHRSVELGKGGGPARGGNIPSDDRRSGLANLANLNFGYNSADEVKQKGGLNTDDTDDTNGTNADHTAHTANTAIGSSHLSGNAFFTFSKRYEIQRFKGLGEMMADQLWSTTMDPNVRKLIRVTVNDAMRANNLIFSLMGGDSKLRKTFILENSPAPG; this is encoded by the exons atgaagaaaagaaaacaatactccttttttacaaatatcaTACGGGCggataaaataaaggggAAGAGACGAGAGCAGCACAAAAACCGTCGTCCCGTCCGCTGCAACGACTATGACGCAAAGGACATCGTCATTTTGGAGGGACTTGAAGCAGTGAGGAAGAGACCTGGTATGTACATCGGAAACACGGACGTGAAAGGGCTACACCAAATATTGTTCGAAATTATTGACAACTCGGTAGACGAATATAACAACTTCGAGTGcaatgaaattaaaattgttattcACGATGATGAAAGTGTTACGATAGAAGATAATGGAAGGGGAATACCTTGTGACATTCATGAGAAGACAAACAAGTCTGCTCTAGAAACCGTTCTGACTGTTTTGCATTCCGGGGCGAAGTTTGTCGATGACGAAGCTACTGCGGAGTTGGCGGGAAGAACCTCCGTGGGAGGCCTGAGCGCTGAAGTCGGGGAAGACGAACGGGGCGCAAAGGGGGAGCAGAAGGGAGATCTGAAGAGCAAGCTAAAGATGGTGGAAAAGttggacgaaaaaaattccccaaaaaaaaacacaaaggaAGCATCCCAAAAAAGTGCATCCCAAATGTACAGATTCTCGTCCGGCCTCCACGGAGTCGGTCTGTCCGTTGCCAACGCCCTGAGCAGCTTCATGAAAGTAAAGGTTTTTAGAAGGGGCAAAATTCACAGCATCGAAttggaaaagggaaaagtagTAACCCCGCTAAGTGTTCGGGACTGCCCAGTTAGCAAGAGAGGAACACAAATACATTACAAGCCGGACCACAACATATTTAAGAACAGCATCAGGCATAATGCAGAGCtgataaaaaataggatCCACCAACTGGCCTATCTGAACGACAGGCTGAGTTTCTACTTTTACGATGAAAGGGCGGCTAAGAAAGCTGCGGCGTCAGTTCATTTGCCCAAGAGGAGTGAAGCGGATGCGGTGGACGCTGCGGAAGAAAGAAAGACCGATGCTGTGGATACCGCGGCGGAGCACAACAACCTGGATTTCTACCCCTACGAAGTGATAAAGCACGAGGGAGGGCTAAACGAGTACATGGAAAGCTtaacgaaaaataaagtaagTCTGTTCAAAGACAGTAATAAAGTTATTAGCATCTCTTGTCACCAGAAAAATGTTCATATCGATTTAAGAATGAAATGGACGCAAGGTCAGTACCATGAGCACATCATCAGCTTTGTGAACAATGTAAATACGACGGATGGAGGGACCCACGTAGATGCGATGAAGTATGCCATCAGCAGGTGtgtaaattataatataaaaaaaaatgaggcaacaaaaaattttgttaacataCCAGGAGAGTACATAAGGGAAGGAATGCCAGCCATTTTGTCGATCAAAATGAATAACCCAGAATTTGAGGGGCAGACAAAAACTAAACTcggttcccattttttaaaacccaTTTTGGAAAGTGCCATTTTTGAGAAATTGTCTGAAATTTTCGATTTCGAACCGAATTTGCTCAACACAATTTATTTGAAGGCATTACAGGCTAAGGCAA GTAAATTAGTCGACTGCATAAGTGACGACATAAATCGTAATGAAATTTTCATCGTCGAGGGAGACAGTGCTGCAGGAAGTGCTAAACAAGCCAGAAATAGAGAAATACAGGCAATTCTCCCCCTTAAGGGAAAAATACTTAacgtagaaaaaattaaaaataataaaaggatATTTGAAAACTCAGAATTGAAATCACTAATAACGGCCATCGGGTTGAGTGTCAGTTGTGACAATAGTAAAATGgccaaggggaaaaatatgctcaataataaaaaaaaagatctcaaaaaaaaatatgatttaaaaagttgcaaGAAAGAAAATGTACAAGTTAACAACGCAAtggtgaataaaaagaaaaatccgCTTTTTGATACCCCCCTAAGGtatggaaaaattatcatcatGACGGACGCCGACGTCGATGGAGAGCACATACGAATACTGCTCCTCACCTTTCTGTACAGATTTCAAAAAGAtattatacaaaatggaaatgtcTATGTTGCCTGCCCACCCTTGTACAAAGTTACGTACAACCGATTTTTTGACAGCACTATAAAGAAAATAGTAATGAAACAGTTCAACGTGAGTACGAAGAATTCTAAGACCCTCATACATACCTACTCAGATGACGAGTTAAATGTCCTGCTGGGACTGTTGGACAAGGATAGGTCTTCTCACGCTGAACACAGGAGCGTCGAATtggggaaggggggagggCCTGCCCGTGGGGGGAACATCCCAAGTGACGACCGTCGTAGCGGTTTGGCCAATTTGGCCAATTTGAACTTTGGGTACAACAGCGCCGACGAGGTGAAGCAAAAGGGAGGTCTCAACACGGACGATACGGACGACACGAACGGCACGAATGCCGATCACACTGCGCACACTGCGAACACCGCGATTGGCAGTTCCCACCTCAGCGGTAAcgcattttttaccttctccAAACGGTACGAAATACAACGGTTTAAGGGGCTCGGGGAGATGATGGCCGACCAACTGTGGAGCACCACCATGGATCCGAACGTGCGCAAGCTGATCAGAGTGACTGTCAACGACGCCATGCGGGCCAACAACTTGATCTTCTCCCTCATGGGGGGGGACTCCAAGTTGCGCAAAACCTTCATTCTGGAGAATTCGCCCGCGCCGGGGTGA